Genomic window (Vitis riparia cultivar Riparia Gloire de Montpellier isolate 1030 chromosome 4, EGFV_Vit.rip_1.0, whole genome shotgun sequence):
TTCCAACAACAATCTCAGAGGGGAAGTGCCCAACTCCCTCGGGAATTGCACAAGTTTGCTCACAATTCAGCTTTCCAACAATCGCTTTTCAGGCGAGATTCCTTCCGGCATCTGGACATCCCCGGACATGGTATCAGTGATGTTAGCTGGAAATTCATTCTCGGGGACACTTCCAAGTAGATTGGCAAGAAATTTGTCCAGAGTGGATATCAGTAACAACAAGTTTTCTGGTCCAATTCCTGCTGAAATCTCTTCTTGGATGAACATAGCTGTGCTCATTGCCACCAATAACAATTTTTCTGGTCCAATTCCTGCCGGGACATCTTCTTTGGTGAATCTAGTTGGGTTATATTTGAGCAACAACAGGTTTTATGGTCCAATTCCTGCCGGGATATTTTCTTTGGTGAATCTAACTAATTTAGATGTGAGCAATAACAGGTTTTATGGTCCAATTCCTGCCGGGATATTTTCTTTGGTGAATCTAACTAATTTAGATGTGAGCAATAACAGGTTTTCTGGTCCAATTCCTGCCGGGATATCTTCTTTGGTGAATCTATTTGAGTTAGATGTGAGCAATAACATGTTGTCTGGTTCAATACCTGCTGGAATATCATCTTTGTTGCTTCTATCGGTGTTCAAGGCAAGCAATAATCTAttttcaggagaaattccagtGGAATTGACTGGTCTTCCATCCATATATATTCTGTGGCTTGATGGGAATCAATTGTCAGGCCAACTTCCTCATGATATAGTCTCCTGGAAGTCACTATTTGCTTTGGATTTGTCAACAAAACATCTCTCTGGCCCAATTCCAAAGGCCATTGGATCTTTACATAGCCTCGTGTTTCTTGACCTATCTGAAAACCAATTCTCAGGTGAAATCCCCATGAATTCAGTCATTTCGTGCCTAACACCTTTAACCTTTCATCCAACAATCTATCTGGGGAAATCCCACCCGCCTTTGAAAAGTGGGAAtatgaaaacagttttttgaacAATTCCAATCTGTGTGCCAATATTGAAATTCTGAAGAGTTGCTACTCTAAAGCCAGTAACTCTAAATTGTCAACCAATTACCTAGTCATGATTATATCTTTCACCCTAACTGCTTCCCTGGTTATTGTATTTCTTATCTTTTCCATGGTTCAAAAGTATCAAAGGTGGGACCAAGGGAGCAATGTTGAAACATGGAAGACGACATCCTTCCAAAAGTTTGATTTCACTGAATCCAACATATTGTCGAGTTTGGCACAAAATAGTTTAATTGGAAGTGGGGGGTCAGGGAAGGTATATCGTACCATCATTAACCATTCTGGTGAAGTGGTCGCTGTTAAATGGATTTCGAATAATAGGCAACTAGGCCAGAACCTCGAGAAGCAATTCGTAGCAGAAGTCCAAATATTAGGTATGATACGCCATGCCAATATAGTGAAGTTGCTATGCTGCATTTCGAGTGAAAGCTCAAAGATTCTTGTTTATGAGTACATGGAGAACCAAAGCTTAGATAGATGGCTTCATGGTAAGAAGAGGGCAGTGTCCTCAGTGGATTCAGCAAGTGATATTATCTTGGACTGGCCGATGAGGTTGCAAATTGCCATTGGAGCTGCTCGAGGCCTATGCTATATGCACCATGATTTCTCTCCCCCAATCATTCATCGAGATGTGAAGTCCAGCAACATCTTATTGGATTctgaatttaatacaaaaattgcAGATTTTGGATTGGCCAAAATGTTAGCAAAGCAAGCAGAAGACCCTGAAACAATGTCTGTGGTTGTAGGCACTTTCGGATATATTGCCCCAGGTAAAGATATTCCAGAGTCTCAAAATGTTCTTTATGTTTTCTCATTCcgatgattttaaaaacttatcaaacagTTGTTTTTCTTTCGGTTATTACAGAGTATGCTTATACAAGAAAGGCGAATAAGAAGATCGACGTCTACAGTTTTGGAGTTGTGCTTCTAGAGTTGGCCACTGGAAGAGAAGCCAATAGGGGGAACGAGCATATGAACCTTGCTCAATGGGCATGGCAGCACTTTGGAGAGGGAAAATCCATTGTGGAAGCACTGGATGAGGAGATCATGGAAGAATGCTTCATGGAAGAAATGATCACTGTGTTCAAACTAGGCCTCATGTGTACTAGCAAAGCACCTTCTGACAGGCCTTCCATGAGGGAGGTATTGCTAATTCTTGATCGACGTGGTCCTCAGCAAGGTCATGCTACATAAAAAACGAACCCATCACTTTTCATGAAGTTAAATGTAGTTATTTAGAAGGTGTGCGTTGCAGAACTGAAGATACCAAGTAATCAACTCTACCTCTCTTGATATTGTCTAGCTAACTATTTggataagttgattttaaaaataattttttattttgattttgtaaaaaacagaaattataaatttaatttatataatgtaaagtaaatttaattcacgtcttgttgaaaataaaaacaaaattttaattacaaataaattggacataaatagtttttaataaaatatgaatattaataataaaaataaaatcataaattatattttttatcaatattataaaaatatagatattaacattaattgatttattttgtaaataataaagaataattattcaaaattaataattatgaatattatttcattttaaatgaatataaaaacaaataaaagttaatttttttaaggtata
Coding sequences:
- the LOC117913396 gene encoding LOW QUALITY PROTEIN: receptor-like protein kinase HSL1 (The sequence of the model RefSeq protein was modified relative to this genomic sequence to represent the inferred CDS: inserted 1 base in 1 codon) — its product is MIKLHVFILIIPPPLLCFLLITLPLHVISQNVDAERSILLHLKQQLGNPPSIQSWDSSYSPCGWPEITCNHNTVTKISLNGMSITHKIPARICDLKNLTVLDVSNNYIPGEFPDILNCSKLEYLLLLQNYFVGPIPADIDRLSRLRYLDLTANNFSGDIPPATGRLRELFYLFLVQNEFNGTWTTEIGNLANLEHLAMAYNDKFLPSALPKEFGALKKLKFLWMTEANLIGEIPESFNNLSSLELLDLSVNNLEGTIPGGMLTLKNLNYLYLFNNRLSGHFPSSIEALNLKEIDLSDNYLTGPIPAGFGKLQNLTGLNLFWNQLSGEIPANISLIPTLETFKVFSNQLSGVLPPAFGLHSELKLFEVSENKLSGELPQHLCDRGALLGVVASNNNLRGEVPNSLGNCTSLLTIQLSNNRFSGEIPSGIWTSPDMVSVMLAGNSFSGTLPSRLARNLSRVDISNNKFSGPIPAEISSWMNIAVLIATNNNFSGPIPAGTSSLVNLVGLYLSNNRFYGPIPAGIFSLVNLTNLDVSNNRFYGPIPAGIFSLVNLTNLDVSNNRFSGPIPAGISSLVNLFELDVSNNMLSGSIPAGISSLLLLSVFKASNNLFSGEIPVELTGLPSIYILWLDGNQLSGQLPHDIVSWKSLFALDLSTKHLSGPIPKAIGSLHSLVFLDLSENQFSGEIPXEFSHFVPNTFNLSSNNLSGEIPPAFEKWEYENSFLNNSNLCANIEILKSCYSKASNSKLSTNYLVMIISFTLTASLVIVFLIFSMVQKYQRWDQGSNVETWKTTSFQKFDFTESNILSSLAQNSLIGSGGSGKVYRTIINHSGEVVAVKWISNNRQLGQNLEKQFVAEVQILGMIRHANIVKLLCCISSESSKILVYEYMENQSLDRWLHGKKRAVSSVDSASDIILDWPMRLQIAIGAARGLCYMHHDFSPPIIHRDVKSSNILLDSEFNTKIADFGLAKMLAKQAEDPETMSVVVGTFGYIAPEYAYTRKANKKIDVYSFGVVLLELATGREANRGNEHMNLAQWAWQHFGEGKSIVEALDEEIMEECFMEEMITVFKLGLMCTSKAPSDRPSMREVLLILDRRGPQQGHAT